A genomic window from Bicyclus anynana chromosome 11, ilBicAnyn1.1, whole genome shotgun sequence includes:
- the LOC112051450 gene encoding clusterin-associated protein 1 isoform X1, producing the protein MSYRDLRNFSEAMRALGFPQQISVESFRSPNWALVEECLRWLAARVEPDAALAGGRGSVEQRVAMVTHATELFHSRANLTLNGKKLYGADGWAVRELLKVAGLLRATLRAPADEQHADADPLLYDVSGRVSEIKQARALATDITAQGAFLYDLLAKEPENKEQRDKALSRPLDMSSLEAALSRALAALAARVAALREQIDSVASSEAALDAKLERRRAELQRAEKRLHTVQKIKPAYQGELTALEIEIEDLWEQYVLRYRCVEALKHQLSLLETAQAEAAEEQQAAIMQLIHKYEAEDVLGKLSDSDESESSDEGKESAKQPRPATRPKTRLRIKTAGVGPDARHAFGSMQARDELRDLDDSSDSDLTDTQLYAAGEGAGGGRWSRPRPATRTLAPADDYADLVHGGKAEGSEASEGSLGSSSESELRLTSAHPGRTSALSDNEF; encoded by the exons ATGTCATACAGGGATCTGAGAA ATTTTAGCGAAGCTATGCGCGCTTTGGGCTTCCCTCAACAAATATCCGTGGAAAGCTTCCGCAGCCCGAACTGGGCGCTGGTGGAGGAGTGCCTGCGCTGGCTGGCGGCGCGCGTGGAGCCCGACGCGGCGCTGGCCGGCGGCCGGGGCTCCGTGGAGCAGCGGGTGGCCATGGTCACGCACGCCACGGAGCTGTTT CACTCTCGCGCCAACTTGACGCTGAACGGCAAGAAGCTGTACGGCGCGGACGGCTGGGCGGTGCGCGAGCTGCTGAAGGTGGCCGGCCTGCTGCGGGCGACGCTGCGTGCGCCGGCGGACGAGCAGCATGCCGACGCCGACCCGCTGCTGTACGACGTCAGCGGCCGA GTCAGTGAGATCAAACAAGCCCGAGCTCTGGCAACTGACATCACCGCACAGGGAGCGTTCTTGTACGATCTGCTGGCGAAAGAGCCGGAGAATAAG GAGCAACGCGACAAGGCTCTCTCGCGGCCGCTGGACATGTCGTCGCTGGAGGCGGCGCTGTCGCGTGCGCtggcggcgctggcggcgcgCGTGGCGGCGCTGCGTGAGCAGATCGACAGCGTGGCGTCCAGCGAGGCGGCGCTCGACGCCAAGCTGGAGCGGCGCCGCGCCGAGCTGCAGCGCGCCGAGAAGCGCCTGCACACCGTGCAGAAGATCAA GCCGGCGTACCAAGGCGAGTTGACGGCCTTAGAGATCGAGATAGAAGATCTGTGGGAGCAGTACGTGCTGCGCTACCGCTGCGTGGAGGCGCTGAAGCATCAGCTCAGCCTGCTGGAGACGGCGCAGGCAGAG GCCGCGGAAGAGCAGCAAGCAGCCATCATGCAACTCATCCACAAGTACGAAGCGGAAGATGTACTGGGGAAACTGAGCGACTCTG ACGAGTCGGAGTCGAGTGACGAGGGCAAGGAGTCCGCGAAGCAGCCGCGCCCCGCCACCAGGCCGAAGACCAGGCTGCGTATCAAGACTGCGG GCGTGGGCCCGGACGCGCGGCACGCGTTCGGCAGCATGCAGGCGCGCGACGAGCTGCGCGACCTGGACGACAGCTCCGACAGCGACCTCACCGACACGCAGCTCTACGCCG CAGGCgagggcgcgggcggcgggcgctGGTCGCGGCCGCGCCCCGCCACGCGCACGCTGGCGCCCGCCGACGACTACGCCGACCTCGTGCACG GCGGCAAGGCGGAGGGCTCGGAGGCGTCCGAGGGCTCGCTGGGCAGCTCCTCCGAGAGCGAGCTGCGCCTCACCAGCGCGCACCCCGGCCGCACCTCCGCGCTCAGCGACAACGAGTTCTAG
- the LOC112051450 gene encoding clusterin-associated protein 1 isoform X2 — translation MSYRDLRNFSEAMRALGFPQQISVESFRSPNWALVEECLRWLAARVEPDAALAGGRGSVEQRVAMVTHATELFHSRANLTLNGKKLYGADGWAVRELLKVAGLLRATLRAPADEQHADADPLLYDVSGRVSEIKQARALATDITAQGAFLYDLLAKEPENKEQRDKALSRPLDMSSLEAALSRALAALAARVAALREQIDSVASSEAALDAKLERRRAELQRAEKRLHTVQKIKPAYQGELTALEIEIEDLWEQYVLRYRCVEALKHQLSLLETAQAEAAEEQQAAIMQLIHKYEAEDVLGKLSDSDESESSDEGKESAKQPRPATRPKTRLRIKTAGVGPDARHAFGSMQARDELRDLDDSSDSDLTDTQLYAGEGAGGGRWSRPRPATRTLAPADDYADLVHGGKAEGSEASEGSLGSSSESELRLTSAHPGRTSALSDNEF, via the exons ATGTCATACAGGGATCTGAGAA ATTTTAGCGAAGCTATGCGCGCTTTGGGCTTCCCTCAACAAATATCCGTGGAAAGCTTCCGCAGCCCGAACTGGGCGCTGGTGGAGGAGTGCCTGCGCTGGCTGGCGGCGCGCGTGGAGCCCGACGCGGCGCTGGCCGGCGGCCGGGGCTCCGTGGAGCAGCGGGTGGCCATGGTCACGCACGCCACGGAGCTGTTT CACTCTCGCGCCAACTTGACGCTGAACGGCAAGAAGCTGTACGGCGCGGACGGCTGGGCGGTGCGCGAGCTGCTGAAGGTGGCCGGCCTGCTGCGGGCGACGCTGCGTGCGCCGGCGGACGAGCAGCATGCCGACGCCGACCCGCTGCTGTACGACGTCAGCGGCCGA GTCAGTGAGATCAAACAAGCCCGAGCTCTGGCAACTGACATCACCGCACAGGGAGCGTTCTTGTACGATCTGCTGGCGAAAGAGCCGGAGAATAAG GAGCAACGCGACAAGGCTCTCTCGCGGCCGCTGGACATGTCGTCGCTGGAGGCGGCGCTGTCGCGTGCGCtggcggcgctggcggcgcgCGTGGCGGCGCTGCGTGAGCAGATCGACAGCGTGGCGTCCAGCGAGGCGGCGCTCGACGCCAAGCTGGAGCGGCGCCGCGCCGAGCTGCAGCGCGCCGAGAAGCGCCTGCACACCGTGCAGAAGATCAA GCCGGCGTACCAAGGCGAGTTGACGGCCTTAGAGATCGAGATAGAAGATCTGTGGGAGCAGTACGTGCTGCGCTACCGCTGCGTGGAGGCGCTGAAGCATCAGCTCAGCCTGCTGGAGACGGCGCAGGCAGAG GCCGCGGAAGAGCAGCAAGCAGCCATCATGCAACTCATCCACAAGTACGAAGCGGAAGATGTACTGGGGAAACTGAGCGACTCTG ACGAGTCGGAGTCGAGTGACGAGGGCAAGGAGTCCGCGAAGCAGCCGCGCCCCGCCACCAGGCCGAAGACCAGGCTGCGTATCAAGACTGCGG GCGTGGGCCCGGACGCGCGGCACGCGTTCGGCAGCATGCAGGCGCGCGACGAGCTGCGCGACCTGGACGACAGCTCCGACAGCGACCTCACCGACACGCAGCTCTACGCCG GCgagggcgcgggcggcgggcgctGGTCGCGGCCGCGCCCCGCCACGCGCACGCTGGCGCCCGCCGACGACTACGCCGACCTCGTGCACG GCGGCAAGGCGGAGGGCTCGGAGGCGTCCGAGGGCTCGCTGGGCAGCTCCTCCGAGAGCGAGCTGCGCCTCACCAGCGCGCACCCCGGCCGCACCTCCGCGCTCAGCGACAACGAGTTCTAG
- the LOC112051447 gene encoding peptidyl-tRNA hydrolase ICT1, mitochondrial — translation MALMPFRTHVMRLVAQCGNYCTLQRSMAYKSAISLETLYPNSTLKLSTPSFTPNPNEKFSGFIPLNKLEIQYSASSGPGGQHVNKVHTKVDLRFKLSEADWIPAEIRDKMIELHSNKLTKEGYLVIRSDATRTQQLNLADCLQKLRNMIRDAAVTKREPSPETEEMIRQRHLKASRLRVAMKREEALKRAERRAPTVVDL, via the exons ATGGCTCTAATGCCTTTCCGTACGCACGTAATGCGACTGGTCGCACAGTGCGGGAATTATTGCACACTACAGAGGTCTATGGCTTACAAAAGCGCGATTTCTTTGGAAACCCTGTATCCAAATAGTACTTTGAAGCTGTCCACACCTTCTTTT ACACCAAATCCTAATGAGAAGTTCTCAGGCTTCATCCCTCTGAATAAGTTAGAAATACAATACAGTGCTAGCTCAGGACCCGGGGGACAACATGTCAATAAG GTGCACACAAAAGTGGATTTAAGATTCAAGCTCAGTGAGGCGGATTGGATCCCAGCTGAAATTAGAGACAAAATGATTGAACTG CACAGTAACAAGTTGACCAAAGAGGGCTACCTGGTCATCCGCTCTGACGCCACAAGGACACAGCAGCTGAACCTGGCTGACTGTCTGCAGAAGCTGAGGAACATGATCCGAGATGCTGCCGTGACTAAACGGGAACCGAGCCCTGAAACTGAGGAAATGATTAGACAAAG GCACTTAAAGGCGTCGCGACTGCGTGTGGCGATGAAGCGCGAGGAGGCCCTGAAGCGCGCGGAGAGGCGGGCGCCGACTGTGGTGGACTTATGA
- the LOC112051450 gene encoding clusterin-associated protein 1 isoform X3, whose product MSYRDLRNFSEAMRALGFPQQISVESFRSPNWALVEECLRWLAARVEPDAALAGGRGSVEQRVAMVTHATELFHSRANLTLNGKKLYGADGWAVRELLKVAGLLRATLRAPADEQHADADPLLYDVSGRVSEIKQARALATDITAQGAFLYDLLAKEPENKEQRDKALSRPLDMSSLEAALSRALAALAARVAALREQIDSVASSEAALDAKLERRRAELQRAEKRLHTVQKIKPAYQGELTALEIEIEDLWEQYVLRYRCVEALKHQLSLLETAQAEAAEEQQAAIMQLIHKYEAEDVLGKLSDSDESESSDEGKESAKQPRPATRPKTRLRIKTAGVGPDARHAFGSMQARDELRDLDDSSDSDLTDTQLYAGGKAEGSEASEGSLGSSSESELRLTSAHPGRTSALSDNEF is encoded by the exons ATGTCATACAGGGATCTGAGAA ATTTTAGCGAAGCTATGCGCGCTTTGGGCTTCCCTCAACAAATATCCGTGGAAAGCTTCCGCAGCCCGAACTGGGCGCTGGTGGAGGAGTGCCTGCGCTGGCTGGCGGCGCGCGTGGAGCCCGACGCGGCGCTGGCCGGCGGCCGGGGCTCCGTGGAGCAGCGGGTGGCCATGGTCACGCACGCCACGGAGCTGTTT CACTCTCGCGCCAACTTGACGCTGAACGGCAAGAAGCTGTACGGCGCGGACGGCTGGGCGGTGCGCGAGCTGCTGAAGGTGGCCGGCCTGCTGCGGGCGACGCTGCGTGCGCCGGCGGACGAGCAGCATGCCGACGCCGACCCGCTGCTGTACGACGTCAGCGGCCGA GTCAGTGAGATCAAACAAGCCCGAGCTCTGGCAACTGACATCACCGCACAGGGAGCGTTCTTGTACGATCTGCTGGCGAAAGAGCCGGAGAATAAG GAGCAACGCGACAAGGCTCTCTCGCGGCCGCTGGACATGTCGTCGCTGGAGGCGGCGCTGTCGCGTGCGCtggcggcgctggcggcgcgCGTGGCGGCGCTGCGTGAGCAGATCGACAGCGTGGCGTCCAGCGAGGCGGCGCTCGACGCCAAGCTGGAGCGGCGCCGCGCCGAGCTGCAGCGCGCCGAGAAGCGCCTGCACACCGTGCAGAAGATCAA GCCGGCGTACCAAGGCGAGTTGACGGCCTTAGAGATCGAGATAGAAGATCTGTGGGAGCAGTACGTGCTGCGCTACCGCTGCGTGGAGGCGCTGAAGCATCAGCTCAGCCTGCTGGAGACGGCGCAGGCAGAG GCCGCGGAAGAGCAGCAAGCAGCCATCATGCAACTCATCCACAAGTACGAAGCGGAAGATGTACTGGGGAAACTGAGCGACTCTG ACGAGTCGGAGTCGAGTGACGAGGGCAAGGAGTCCGCGAAGCAGCCGCGCCCCGCCACCAGGCCGAAGACCAGGCTGCGTATCAAGACTGCGG GCGTGGGCCCGGACGCGCGGCACGCGTTCGGCAGCATGCAGGCGCGCGACGAGCTGCGCGACCTGGACGACAGCTCCGACAGCGACCTCACCGACACGCAGCTCTACGCCG GCGGCAAGGCGGAGGGCTCGGAGGCGTCCGAGGGCTCGCTGGGCAGCTCCTCCGAGAGCGAGCTGCGCCTCACCAGCGCGCACCCCGGCCGCACCTCCGCGCTCAGCGACAACGAGTTCTAG